The Aurantiacibacter gangjinensis genome includes a region encoding these proteins:
- a CDS encoding integration host factor subunit alpha, whose product MRSVGTLTRADLAETINHKMGFSRAESLELVEAILTTMCDAMSDGENVKISGFGSFVLRDKKERVGRNPKTGVEVPITPRRVMTFRASQKLKDRIVKG is encoded by the coding sequence ATGCGATCCGTGGGCACATTGACCCGGGCAGACCTCGCCGAAACAATCAATCACAAGATGGGCTTCTCCCGCGCTGAAAGCCTTGAGCTGGTCGAGGCTATTCTGACGACGATGTGCGATGCCATGTCCGATGGCGAGAATGTGAAAATCTCCGGCTTTGGCAGCTTCGTCTTGCGCGACAAGAAAGAACGCGTCGGACGCAATCCGAAAACAGGCGTCGAAGTGCCGATCACGCCGCGCCGCGTGATGACCTTCCGCGCCAGCCAAAAGCTGAAAGACAGGATCGTCAAAGGCTGA